Sequence from the Periplaneta americana isolate PAMFEO1 chromosome 5, P.americana_PAMFEO1_priV1, whole genome shotgun sequence genome:
aaataaaaattgtatgtacCGGTATTTCATTATATTGCTTGCTTCTTTGATGGCATCGGAATACTAAGGCATCGGCATCAATTTCTGAGATTTCCATGGTTATGAAGTCCGCACTTTTTTCATACAGTTATATGAATTTGGTTTCTTGGGGAATGTGGTAACGTGTTCTCCATTTCAGCTTTTGAAGcttgtgatttttctttttgatttttCAGAGAGTGCTTTTGCATTCTTAATTGGATGTTCTAATGGTCTTCTTTATGTTATACAAGGAAATATATATTTAAGAATATTCTAATATTCCTATATTCCTAGACATTACAATTATTAATTGCAGTTTCATGGGTGAAtttgctacattttttaaaatttgttttaatttataatatacagAATATAGCATGTTTCCTCTCATTTTGAGattgaatttgaattgaatttaacggagggaGGCATTACGGCCCACACTGCGACCTTGTTCAAATCCCAACCCACACCTgccgaccacactaaggttctctggtccaggtttcgagcaggcaaccccactcgtctctAGGCCAACCCCCTCCATGCATCACCGCCCTGCGTTCAGGGAACGCTatggaatgataatgaaatggagtaATAGtcacggaatgatgtaaatgcctaatttggggagaaaccccaactgcgaccttgtccgccacgagtgtcactatggattttttcaatgaaaaaatcccagacctgaccgagaatcgaacccgggccgcctgcgtgacagtctgaaggtctgaccattcagccaccgcagattCATCTCATTTTTAGATAGTGAAAGTAGAACTTCTGTGCTTACTGAACATCAGGACTAAACAATTTATTAGACATTGAGTCGACCTGAAACTGTTTAGAAGTCATGGCTGATGAAAAATCCCGCTTCTACCCAACCTTCACTTCGGGCTCTTCGAGTTCTTATTATGCTGTACAAAGAGTCAACTCGGATGTATGCAAAATAAGAAATGTACCTGTGTAACATTTAACTGGCGATAGAATTCTGAAGGTATGTTTCTGATATCTGTTGTGAATGAGGGTAAGAGAAATTTCAAGAACTTGACCTGCCTACCTCGTTATAGGGTTTTATTTCTGAGGCCccaaggcaaaatgtgatgtTATTTCTAGCAGTTTTTCAAGAGCGGGCACTTAAAGTTTAAACGACCATATAAAATCATATGgatcatgtttcataacaactggttagagagaaaaataatacagaTATGTATGTCAACAACAAAGGTTCCATCAGGATGCATAACAATCGCAAGATCTCATTTTCACCAAATATTGTCACCTTTCGCCTTGGAACCACAGATTTGTTAAAGTATCGAACTTCATTACCCCAGAACACGCTTCAGTCACCTACCTGAGTGTAGACAAAGCAAATCAATATGTGCTATTGTTATTGtcttttggaagttttaattttacttaccaccagttttacataaaatatttcagtatactGGTTCATATTGGTATAAGCAATGTTAGGCACAAGTCTAGAATAGTGTCATGTTTACGATATTTACATGTCGTTTTGGCTGACGATTAGTTTACTGTTCACAGTACAAAGAATTGTCCACTGGCAATGACACTATTATTACAGAACGTCACaaattactataatatttatttacgctGCCTTAATGATTAGCATAAATACCAATTTCATCAGGTTAAGAAATACAGgtacattatgaaaaaaaaaaaaagacagttcACTGTCCATTACATACCAGACTTAGGCCTACACCTAATCCTTCTCAATAGGCTGTTGTTATTCATCTTACCAGAGCATACCTATTGACATGTTTCGTTGTGACCCTTCGAAAATTACTCTAGCACACATTCTCTTGCAACAATTTATGTTGGTAAACCTGACTTTAGTCTTTTCGCTTGGATTGTCGTACTTTCTCTTTCTCACATTGCACCCACATTCGACATCCAAGGCACCAAATTGATTTAAACTACATTTTATACCGGGGATGAGAAAATAATACGTAGTGAGAATTGCACATTCCGTTGAGACCATTCATTGCAGACACATTTCTTTTGAAACTAGTAGTCGCTTCACACGCAACAAAATAGTGTCCCATTACGTATGCGTGTACTTGGGATGCATTTCATCCAAGTCTCGTCCTTTCGTCTCTGGCACAAAGCACACCACAAAACAGAGTCCTCCGACAGAAATGGCCGCATATAACCAATATGCACCGTGTAAGCCTAATACTTGTTGGAAGTCCACGAAGGTTTTCACTCCGACGAAAGCACAAACATAACTGAAGGAAGTTGCGAGAGCGCTGCCCAAACCGCGGTACTCCAGCGGGAACAGCTCGCCGATGAGCAGCCATGATATGGGGCTGATTCCCAAGGAAAACGCCACGGTGAAGACGAGAACGCACAGCAGGGGTATCCAATCATGCTGGGCTGCTATGAGACATCCATTGCGATGCTCCTTGTGGACATCTTCATAGTAGGCAAACGAGCCGAATCCTGCTAGAGCCATCGACATGAACATGCTGCTAGCTATGAGCAGTGGTAGACGGCCGACGATGTCTATGAGAAGTCCGGAGACGCAGGAGGCCAATAGTTGAACGAAGCCAACTGCGACAGCACCGCCGTGTGGATTCATGCATCCAGTCTGCCTGAAGATAGATACAGCATAGAAGTTGAAGGCCGTGGCGCCAGAGAAGCGCTGGAAGAACATGAGTCCACAAGTGGTGAGGACGGGGCGAAGCAGTCTCGAGGTGATGGTGGTGAAGGTGTTGCGACAGCCGTCGTGATACTGCCTGCTGGCGATTATGTTGGTGCGGATAGTGGCAATCTCGTGCCCCACGTCGATCTCGGGACCACGAAGCCATTGCAGGGATCGGGCCGCTTCTTCATCCCTGCCCACGAGCACCAGGTAGCTGGGTGTCTCAGGGATGTAAAGAACTGTGGCGAATAGCATGATGGGCGCGATGGCAACCACCATTGCTAGCTGCCTCCAGTCCAGGTACGCTCCCACTGCGAAGCTAATGAGCATTCCGATGTGACCCACGATCTTGAGCACGGCGCTGAGACAGCCGCGGATGTCTGGCACAGAGATCTCGCTGATGTACACCTGAAGCACACAGACAAAAATCGCCCTCATTACTGAACTGCTTTATAAGCTTACACGAACTTGTTTAGCAATATTAATAATGGCAAGCGCGTTTGTGGTGGTAATAGATTAATCGTCATATTCATTGCGCTTATTCTTTTGTGAATCTGCTATCGGGTGCGAACGTGTCGCCAGCCGGCAAGGTCAAGATACAGTCATTCGAGTGCCTTCTCTGTTCAGCAGTAATTCAGTCAGTTCTACACTGAGTGAATGAGTTTACAGTTGTATGATTTTAGTGTTTCTTTGTGAGATGTCAATTTCACTTGATAACCACAACTTCTTAGCACGTGTTTTAAGAAATTGTAACGTATAAATATTCATGCTGCAATTTTTTCAGTTGCTTATAGAAATTCCTTGTGTGGCAACACTACTAGTATAGTTCGAGCGTTCATTTAATACCCAGGCCGTGTCAAAGAGGACgctttcttttgaagagatgagataagagtttgtttattgattaggaTTTCTCAGATGCCGCTCCAATCACAAGAAGCGGTAACATTATGTCTACGTTAGCTATCGTAATTGACGTTCTTATACCTACTCCACGTGGAGTAAACTACAATGTTGTCGTATCTGAAGTTGATTGATGCCgaaataagttaataattttaatttcagttttaattaaaagtaatcttataccttaaaatttattcactgtgaTTGGTGGTGATAGAAACCTGTGTATTAATGTcggtataaaataattgtaaccagGAATTATCTTTGgaacgaaaatgtgacaacaccgcttgaTTAATGCGTGTAAAAAAGATATATCCAACACAAAGCCTTGCGCCTGGGTATTAATTGGACACTCTGACTATAAAACACTTGTCATAATTTGCAGGAAGTAAATTAGGGTTTGAAACATCGTCTGAATGAGTGGGAAGAATCTTTTCACTGTAATTATTATCTGAACATTCTTTATCTTGCACTATTCCACAAACCAGTTGTATGATGTATCATACTACTTCCTTTGTTATTGCTAGTAATAATTCAAATATTACTCTCCTGcagcttcatttatttcttccgaTTCACTTTCAGAATTATTGTATTCATTTTCGAACACCAGCCATAATGTTTCATAAATTTACTGCCAGGTGGTATTCAGTGCCAAATCTGTCATGTCTATTGATGCTCTAACGACTGTTCATAATTTCCTCATCGATGGACGCATGCGAAATTTCAAGTAATGTAATATGtaaatcaattattaaattatctaATGTATTCATGAATGTTGAACAGCTGTCTGAAAAATAGTGTACGACACATGTTAAAaacgattttattttgtttgtagacTTGGTACATTTTCCTGCAGCCTCGTTTCGCAAACATCCCTACATCCCTCTCGAAAAATAAAGTGCCATTTTTAACACTTGTGtatcataaatattatatttcttaaaaatgcaTCGCTTTCGGTCGGATTTTAACCCGAGAGTTTCGGATCCAGTTTTAAACTTGATAAAACCTAGATCACTGAGGAcgctttattatttaataatgagaCATTGGGTATAATGTCATTCAAACTAGGTGGAAGGTCGAAAATGTCTTAACGGTTTAAGAAAAGGCTATTTTTCATTTGGTACatcatatgtataaaaattacCTGGAATAAAGGATATCTACAATAAATTACAGGTAAACGCATTACTACGTGAAAATTGGTGGATACGAAATACTTTGGATACCGTACTGTAATTTCGAGTTTTACAAACGGCTTTGACTACGGTCCTCGAATAATTTAATCTGTCTGTCCATTAATCCATGTGCAGATATTACTATAAGCTTCCATATATTGATTTTTCATTGTAAGCCGTCAGGCCTATGTCCAGGTTGTTTCATGGATTTTTTATCCGGTAATCGCCTGTCATCCTAATTATGCTGACGGTGGTAGTGCCGCTTTGACATTGATAGACAAGCACATGCAGTGACgtgttttcattcataattttaaataattttgtacttCAAGCAATTTTAATCGTTGTTATTTGACATGTAATATGCCTATAATGTACTGTAAGTACATGTTATATTTTCGTCACCGCCATCACAACCATCATATTCTTCTTGAATAATTAAGGCCTTTTGGCACGTTCCGTTGTCACTCTGGTAAGGAATTTGGAGCCTCACATTCACACCCTGCTAGATGGTTACCATAGTACGAAGCTACTTCTTAAGAGAACACAGGATAAAAATGAAGTACACACATCCAGTTCTCCCTCAGTCTAATTCGATTCCGTTATATTTATAACCTGATTCTGTACCGGTTAAGCCACAGCTTAGAGTTGTATATAGACTTAGGTCTGTATttatataaagaaaattaaaagtttgagtgtgaagtataatttatttacgATAGAGATTTAAGACGAAAAAATATATACTGGCGGAATAACAGTAGTAGAAAGAACTCACAGTAAGTACTCGGACAGCACGAGTACCAACAGCAGTAGGTCTGTGCCTATtcgggttgccaaccctcccgtatttctcGGAATCTCCCGTATTTAGCCCTTTCTTCTCCTCGagtatttttctcccttatttttgtataatgtaaaaatCTATTTGAAACATTTAGGTTTTCCGTGAATGAAGGTGACTTATACGATGGATTCTGTTGCTCTAGAGATGCCTTGAAATGTGCAATTTCTGTATAAAGTAATActtgccagaaatagtttcaggGCTCGGTAGTTTAAAGTCAAACAATGTGAGAGTTACAAAtttagaccaaaaaaaaaaaaactagtgagTTGTGCTGTAAGCATACCAGGCAGCAAAGCTCATGCAGAGAGTGGCTTTCCGTATGAAAAAGTGAACAGATGTCGAAACAGGAGCATCTAAttaaatcagaactgcaaatcacagtTAACTTTAACTACTCATGTAgtgaatttttacaatttgtttgaaactattatgCGAACCAAAATACctaaaaatattcttaatttaagtCTAACTGCCTAAGTGTAGAATATAGCTGTATTTTAGTACCGCTAACTGAaatgaataatttgtcaattttctattgaaatattgtagttcgcttagtctcccgtattttct
This genomic interval carries:
- the LOC138699829 gene encoding facilitated trehalose transporter Tret1-like, with product MPSREQYKVTVHPAVNPGSKMPRASTVHITTWKRPQHLSQILAALAVSLGPFAAGLGKGYSSPAVDSLKEQQHRFPAAVSNASSGIFSVSEQQASWVASLSLLGAFFGGMLGGLAMRFGRKRVLLITSLPFSASWLMTVFASSVEMMFATAFVGGFCCAIVLVVTQVYISEISVPDIRGCLSAVLKIVGHIGMLISFAVGAYLDWRQLAMVVAIAPIMLFATVLYIPETPSYLVLVGRDEEAARSLQWLRGPEIDVGHEIATIRTNIIASRQYHDGCRNTFTTITSRLLRPVLTTCGLMFFQRFSGATAFNFYAVSIFRQTGCMNPHGGAVAVGFVQLLASCVSGLLIDIVGRLPLLIASSMFMSMALAGFGSFAYYEDVHKEHRNGCLIAAQHDWIPLLCVLVFTVAFSLGISPISWLLIGELFPLEYRGLGSALATSFSYVCAFVGVKTFVDFQQVLGLHGAYWLYAAISVGGLCFVVCFVPETKGRDLDEMHPKYTHT